In the Candidatus Chlamydia sanziniae genome, AAATAGCCGGAGCAATTAAACAACTTAGCATTGAATCAATACAAAAAGCTGGCTCAGGCCATCCGGGTCTTCCTTTGGGATGTGCTGAATTAGCAGCTTATTTGTATGGCTTAGTTCTTAGACACAATCCAAAAGATCCTTTATGGATCAATAGAGACCGCTTTGTTCTTTCCGCAGGACATGGCTCTGCTATGTTATATTCTTGTTTGCACCTTGCAGGCTTTGATGTTTCTTTAGAAGACCTTCAGCAGTTCCGTCAGCGTAATTCTCGAACCCCAGGTCACCCAGAATATCATGAAACTGTAGGTGTTGAAGCGACCACAGGCCCTTTAGGGCAAGGGCTTGGCAATGCCGTAGGCATAGCATTGTCAATGAAAATGCTGGAAGCAAGATTTAATCGACCTGAACATGAAATTTTTAATGGTAAAGTCTATTGCCTAGCAGGCGATGGCTGCATGATGGAAGGAGTTAGCCATGAAGCTTGCAGTTTCGCAGGTTCCTTAGGATTGGATAATCTTATAGTCATTTACGATTATAACAATGTACTGTTAGACGGATATCTAAGTGAAACTAGTGTTGACGATGTTAAAAAACGATTTGAAGCCTACGGTTGGGATGTCTATTCAATCGATGGATACGACTTTATCCAAATACATGAAACCTTTTCAAAAATAAAACATTCTCAGAAACGCCCTGGATTGATTATTGCTCATACTATAATTGGTCACGGCTCTCCAAGGGAAGGTACTAACAAAGCTCATGGATCTCCTTTAGGAGTCGAAGGAGTAGAACAAACAAAACAATACTGGCACCTATCCGAAGAGAAGTTTTTTGTCCCTCCTGCAGTGAAAGCTTTTTTTGCTCATAAGATACAAGAAGATCGTAAAGCACAAGAAGAATGGCAAGATAATGTACGTGTCTGGTCTAAACAGTTTCCTGAACTCCATGAAGCTTTACTTGCTTTAACCACTCATCAACTTCCTAGTAACCTTGAAACACTTTTACAAAACATCCCCATGCCAGAGTCCATCTCTGGGCGCGCCGCCTCACACAAGGTGATTCAAGTTTTGACCAAACATTTACCCTATTTAATTGGGGGATCTGCCGATCTTGCTAGCTCTGATTGTACATGGATAGAAAACGAACAAGTAATTCATAGGCACGATTTTTCTGGAAGAAATATCAAATATGGTGTTCGTGAATTTGGCATGGCTACAGTCATGAATGGATTCGCTTATAGCCAAATGTTTCAACCTTTCGGAGGAACTTTCTTCGTATTTTCTGATTACATGCGTAATGCCATTCGTATAGCTGCTCTTTCTAAGTTGCCAGTAATTTATCATTTCACTCACGATTCAATATTCGTTGGAGAAGATGGGCCTACACACCAACCTGTTGAACAGCTCATGTCTTTACGTGCCATTCCTGGACTTCATGTCATCCGCCCTGCAGATGCCCACGAAGTGAAAGGAGCATGGCAAGCCGCCTTAACATATTCAGGTCCTACAGCCCTCGTTTTCTCACGTCAAACTTTACCGACTCTTTTACATACAGATAAACCTTTTAAAGAGGGAGTAGGACGGGGAGCCTATACGATTTTAAAAGAATCAGGAACTCAACCGGATTATACTCTTTTCGCCACAGGTTCTGAAGTTTCTTTAGCACTTGCTGTAGCAAAAGAATTAGAACACCTAGATAAACATATCCGCGTCATTTCTTGTCCCTGTTGGGAACTTTTTGATATACAAGATGTAGATTATAAACAGAGTGTGATCGGTGGCAATCTAGGAATTCGTGTATCGATAGAAGCAGGATCTGCTTTGGGATGGTATAAATACATTGGATCTCAAGGCTTAGCTATTGCTATGGATAGATTTGGTTATTCCGCTGCTGCTGAAGATGTCGCTGAAGAATGTGGATTTACTGTTGAACAAATAGTACAACGTATCCTTTCTCAGTAGTCCTTATCAGATGCTCCGGAATCTTGGGCTATGGTATCGTCAGTTTCTCCAAGTTCCATATGAGGCATGCCTTTTTTATTCGAAGTAGGTTGATGGTCAAT is a window encoding:
- the tkt gene encoding transketolase, giving the protein MISKELDIGILKKIAGAIKQLSIESIQKAGSGHPGLPLGCAELAAYLYGLVLRHNPKDPLWINRDRFVLSAGHGSAMLYSCLHLAGFDVSLEDLQQFRQRNSRTPGHPEYHETVGVEATTGPLGQGLGNAVGIALSMKMLEARFNRPEHEIFNGKVYCLAGDGCMMEGVSHEACSFAGSLGLDNLIVIYDYNNVLLDGYLSETSVDDVKKRFEAYGWDVYSIDGYDFIQIHETFSKIKHSQKRPGLIIAHTIIGHGSPREGTNKAHGSPLGVEGVEQTKQYWHLSEEKFFVPPAVKAFFAHKIQEDRKAQEEWQDNVRVWSKQFPELHEALLALTTHQLPSNLETLLQNIPMPESISGRAASHKVIQVLTKHLPYLIGGSADLASSDCTWIENEQVIHRHDFSGRNIKYGVREFGMATVMNGFAYSQMFQPFGGTFFVFSDYMRNAIRIAALSKLPVIYHFTHDSIFVGEDGPTHQPVEQLMSLRAIPGLHVIRPADAHEVKGAWQAALTYSGPTALVFSRQTLPTLLHTDKPFKEGVGRGAYTILKESGTQPDYTLFATGSEVSLALAVAKELEHLDKHIRVISCPCWELFDIQDVDYKQSVIGGNLGIRVSIEAGSALGWYKYIGSQGLAIAMDRFGYSAAAEDVAEECGFTVEQIVQRILSQ